In one Geoglobus acetivorans genomic region, the following are encoded:
- the iorA gene encoding indolepyruvate ferredoxin oxidoreductase subunit alpha — MLKDVILDAPGKKVFLLGNEAIARGAIEAGIDVFSAYPGTPSSEITDTLNAACSHLKDRMEYRMEYAVNEKVAFEVAIGVSLAGKRGMTAMKHVGLNVAADPLFSFAYVGARGAFVCVSADDPSMHSSQNEQDNRWYGIAAKVPVVEPSSVNEAKEITKNAFELSENFSLPFILRSYTRLSHSSGVVELGEIPYKKIEKVEWERHPETDVVLPAHARRLKPRLQEKLKKLEDYFNGWDYNWVDEGDGRKGLIACGMSYNYAVEAMENLGVEMPVLKLSSMNPLPGKLITDFLSNLDEVLVVEEVDPVVEMQVRVMAAEFGVRVHGKMDGYLPENYEYNVSIVQKGIARLAGKDFDYSSYLTTAAELVKIAPPRPPVLCPGCPHTAVFYAIRNVVNEIGRTALPSDIGCYTLGINKPLEGVDITICMGASAGSSNGLSYVLSNPVIATIGDSTFFHTGIPPLINAVYNGNKFVLVVLDNSTTGMTGHQPHPGVDVRGCGEKADSIRIEDVCRALGVKFVEVVHSYNLRAVEDSLKRALSHDGVAVIIAKQPCAILWTRERRRKGIKIRSLEITDDCRECMKCVNEFTCPAIYIQEGKPEIDPALCVGCGVCASVCPHRAIRAAR, encoded by the coding sequence ATGTTAAAGGATGTCATACTGGATGCACCAGGGAAAAAAGTGTTCCTTCTGGGGAATGAAGCAATTGCGAGAGGAGCGATTGAGGCCGGGATTGACGTTTTTTCTGCCTATCCTGGCACTCCCTCTTCTGAGATAACTGACACCCTGAACGCTGCCTGCAGTCATCTTAAGGACAGGATGGAATACCGGATGGAATATGCGGTAAATGAAAAGGTGGCTTTTGAGGTTGCGATAGGGGTGTCGCTTGCTGGTAAAAGAGGTATGACTGCGATGAAGCATGTCGGATTGAATGTTGCTGCCGATCCACTTTTCAGCTTCGCTTATGTTGGAGCGAGGGGCGCTTTTGTCTGCGTTTCTGCAGATGATCCATCAATGCACTCAAGTCAGAATGAGCAGGATAACCGGTGGTATGGGATAGCTGCAAAGGTGCCGGTGGTTGAGCCTTCCAGCGTGAACGAGGCAAAAGAGATCACAAAGAATGCGTTTGAGCTTTCTGAGAACTTCTCATTGCCGTTCATTTTGAGGAGCTACACGAGACTTAGCCATTCAAGTGGTGTCGTCGAGCTTGGTGAAATTCCATACAAGAAAATCGAGAAGGTTGAATGGGAGAGGCATCCAGAAACTGATGTTGTTTTGCCGGCTCACGCGAGAAGGCTCAAGCCCAGACTTCAGGAAAAACTGAAAAAGCTTGAGGATTACTTTAATGGCTGGGACTATAACTGGGTTGATGAGGGCGATGGCAGAAAGGGTCTGATTGCCTGTGGAATGAGCTACAACTACGCCGTAGAGGCGATGGAGAACCTTGGGGTTGAGATGCCCGTTCTCAAGCTCTCCTCGATGAATCCTCTGCCCGGAAAGCTCATCACTGACTTCCTCTCGAACCTCGACGAGGTGCTGGTGGTCGAGGAGGTTGATCCTGTTGTTGAGATGCAGGTAAGGGTGATGGCTGCAGAGTTTGGTGTCAGGGTTCACGGGAAGATGGATGGCTACCTGCCTGAGAACTATGAATACAACGTCTCAATCGTTCAGAAGGGGATTGCGAGACTTGCAGGAAAGGATTTTGATTATTCCAGTTATCTGACCACTGCAGCCGAGCTTGTGAAGATTGCACCGCCGAGACCTCCGGTTTTATGTCCGGGCTGCCCCCACACTGCAGTCTTCTACGCAATACGAAATGTTGTGAACGAAATTGGCAGGACAGCTCTTCCGAGCGATATTGGCTGTTATACTCTCGGTATAAACAAACCTCTTGAGGGTGTAGACATCACAATCTGCATGGGGGCGAGTGCCGGATCATCCAACGGATTGAGCTACGTGCTTTCTAACCCGGTAATCGCAACCATAGGTGATTCCACCTTTTTCCATACTGGCATTCCGCCCCTGATAAATGCCGTGTACAACGGAAACAAATTCGTGCTTGTTGTTCTCGACAACTCGACGACCGGCATGACCGGACATCAGCCTCACCCTGGGGTTGATGTTAGGGGTTGTGGTGAGAAGGCAGATTCCATCAGGATTGAGGATGTTTGCAGAGCTCTGGGAGTTAAGTTTGTTGAGGTGGTGCACTCGTATAACCTGAGGGCGGTTGAAGATTCCCTGAAACGGGCGCTGAGTCATGACGGTGTTGCAGTTATAATTGCAAAACAGCCATGCGCAATTCTCTGGACGAGAGAGAGGAGAAGAAAGGGGATCAAAATAAGATCGCTTGAGATAACTGATGATTGCAGGGAATGCATGAAATGCGTTAATGAATTCACCTGCCCGGCAATATACATCCAGGAAGGAAAGCCGGAAATCGATCCAGCACTGTGTGTGGGTTGTGGAGTCTGTGCGTCGGTCTGTCCGCACAGGGCGATAAGGGCAGCGAGGTGA